The Henckelia pumila isolate YLH828 chromosome 2, ASM3356847v2, whole genome shotgun sequence genome includes a window with the following:
- the LOC140881143 gene encoding glutamate--tRNA ligase, cytoplasmic yields MELHFSADSPPLAAIAAAKIAGVSLTSNSTLAPGSTPTLALSNGQRLQGAYVLLKYVGRTASIPDFYERDAYQSCQIDEWLDFAPIFGSGSEFEGACSTVDEFLLEHTFLVGNSLSIADVAIWAGLAGTGLRWESLRKSKKYQNLVRWFNSIAAEYDGVLNEFLSTYIGKRGSGKSIPSNSKEPQSSSSQSISKENGVHVNETAGSRSAFLLDLPDAEVGKVKLRFAPEPSGYLHIGHAKAALSNQYFAERYKGQLIVRFDDTNPDKESSEFVDNLLKDIETLGIKYDAVTYTSDYFPQLMGMAEKLIRVGKAYVDDTPREKMKEERMNGVESGCRNNSVEENLNLWNEMIAGSERGLMCCLRGKLDMNDPNKSLRDPVYYRCNLTPHHRIGSEYKLYPTYDFCCPFVDAVEGITHALRSSEYHDRNDQYYRIQSDMELRRVRIYEFSRLNMVYTLLSKRKLLWFVLNGKVEGWDDPRFPTVQGIVRRGLKIEALIQFILEQGASKNLNLMEWDKLWAINKKIIDPVCPRYTAVVEEQRVLLILTDGPSNPFVRVLPKHKKYEGAGEKAVTYSNKIWMDYADAESIAVDEEVTLKDWGNAIVKEIKKDQNGIITQLMGVLNLKGNVKTTKLKLTWLPDSNELIRLTLVDFDHLITKKKLEEDEDFVDWVNPCTRKETRALGESDMRNLKRGDIIQLERKGYYRCDVPLIRPSKSIVLFAIPDGKQQATTK; encoded by the exons ATGGAACTCCATTTCTCCGCCGATTCTCCTCCTCTTGCCGCTATCGCGGCCGCGAAAATTGCCGGTGTGTCTCTCACATCAAATTCTACTCTTGCTCCCGGCTCCACACCAACTCTTGCTCTGTCTAACGG ACAGAGGCTGCAAGGAGCTTATGTACTTCTGAAATATGTGGGCAGGACTGCCAGCATTCCTGATTTCTATGAGAGGGATGCTTATCAATCGTGCCAG ATTGATGAATGGCTTGATTTTGCTCCTATCTTTGGTTCTGGGTCTGAATTTGAGGGGGCGTGCAGCACAGTGGATGAATTTTTGCTGGAACATACTTTCCTAGTAGGCAACAGTCTTTCGATTGCGGATGTAGCAATCTGGgctggtcttgcag GAACTGGTTTGAGATGGGAAAGTTTGAGAAAATCTAAGAAGTACCAAAACCTTGTTCGGTGGTTCAACTCAATCGCTGCTGAATATGATGGTGTGCTAAATGAATTTCTTTCAACCTATATTGGGAAAAGAGGCTCTGGAAAATCAATACCATCTAACTCAAAAGAGCCACAAAGTTCTAGTTCTCAATCCATTTCTAAGGAGAATGGTGTCCATGTGAATGAAACAGCAGGTAGCCGATCCGCCTTTTTGCTGGATCTCCCTGATGCTGAGGTTGGGAAAGTGAAGTTGCGTTTTGCACCCGAACCCAGTGGCTATCTTCATATAGGACATGCCAAAGCAGCATTGTCAAACCAGTATTTTGCTGAGCGGTATAAAGGACAGCTGATTGTAAGATTTGACGACACGAACCCTGACAAAGAAAGTAGTGAGTTTGTGGACAATCTTCTTAAAGATATTGAAACTCTAGGGATCAAATACGATGCTGTGACATACACATCAGACTACTTTCCCCAACTCATGGGAATGGCTGAGAAATTGATCCGTGTGGGTAAGGCCTATGTCGATGATACTCCACGTGAGAAAATGAAGGAGGAAAGGATGAATGGTGTAGAATCAGGATGCAGGAATAACAGTGTGGAGGAGAATCTCAATTTGTGGAATGAAATGATAGCTGGCTCAGAGAGGGGATTAATGTGTTGTCTACGGGGAAAACTGGACATGAATGACCCAAATAAATCACTTCGGGATCCAGTGTATTACCGCTGTAATTTGACTCCTCATCACAGGATCGGATCTGAATACAAATTATATCCAACTTATGACTTTTGTTGTCCATTTGTTGATGCTGTGGAAGGCATTACACACGCTCTTCGATCAAGTGAATACCATGATCGaaatgaccaatattatagaaTTCAGTCGGATATGGAATTAAGAAGGGTCCGTATATATGAATTTAGTCGGCTGAATATGGTGTACACACTTCTTAGTAAGCGCAAGCTTCTGTGGTTTGTTCTAAATGGCAAGGTTGAGGGATGGGATGATCCTCGATTTCCGACGGTTCAAGGAATAGTGCGTAGGGGCCTGAAGATTGAAGCACTGATACAATTCATCTTGGAACAG GGGGCCTCCAAGAATCTCAATCTCATGGAATGGGACAAACTCTGGGCGATCAATAAGAAGATAATTGATCCTGTATGTCCCAGGTATACTGCTGTGGTTGAAGAGCAACGTGTATTGCTGATTCTAACGGATGGTCCCAGCAATCCCTTCGTGCGAGTTTTACCTAAACACAAGAAATATGAAGGTGCTGGAGAGAAGGCCGTAACTTATTCTAATAAAATATGGATGGACTATGCTGATGCGGAATCGATTGCAGTTGATGAGGAAGTCACTTTAAAGGATTGGGGCAATGCAATTGTGAAGGAAATCAAGAAAGACCAGAACGGCATCATAACTCAGCTCATGGGAGTTTTGAATCTCAAAGGAAATGTCAAGACGACGAAATTGAAACTCACGTGGCTTCCAGATTCCAACGAGCTCATCAGATTAACGCTCGTTGACTTTGACCATCTTATCACAAAGAAAAAG TTagaggaagatgaagatttCGTTGATTGGGTCAATCCGTGCACGAGGAAGGAGACGCGGGCACTTGGTGAATCTGATATGCGGAACTTGAAGCGTGGAGATATAATACAGCTGGAGAGGAAAGGGTATTACAGATGTGATGTCCCTTTGATTCGGCCTTCAAAATCGATCGTCCTGTTTGCTATTCCAGATGGCAAGCAACAAGCCACGACAAAGTAA
- the LOC140880913 gene encoding uncharacterized protein, which yields MGPILYILVALPCTVGAITLAIIHIYRHLLNYTEPTFQRYIVRIIFMVPVYALMSFLSLVFNESAIYFNSIREVYEAWVIYNFLSLCLAWVGGPGAVVLSLTGKVLKSNWCLMTCCFPPIPLDGRFIRRCKQGGLQFVILKPILVTVTFILYAKGKYEDGNFNPSQSYLYLTIIYTISYSVALYALALFYVACRDLLQPFNPVPKFIIIKSVVFLTYWQGVLVFLAAKSELIKDTEQAAEFQSFIICVEMLIAAFGHLYAFPYKEYAGANIGANHGLTASLAHALKLNDFYHDTVHQFAPTYHDYVLYNHSSEGDDGARKYRARTFVPTGPEMDTVRKNKHMFVNKSEDIQLTSPRSSGDTTPQKSGTSHNPAKSEAVGASLLMNASSTVSAPYDLSLIDIDLSPQKSLQPMKM from the exons ATGGGACCAATATTGTACATATTGGTGGCATTGCCTTGTACTGTTGGGGCTATCACACTGGCTATTATCCACATTTACAGACATTTATTGAATTATACTGAGCCGACATTCCAGAGATACATTGTCCGGATCATCTTTATGGTTCCA GTGTATGCATTGATGTCTTTTTTGTCACTGGTCTTTAATGAAAGTGCAATTTACTTCAATTCAATCAGAGAAGT TTATGAAGCTTGGGTCATTTATAATTTCCTATCACTGTGTTTAGCGTGGGTAGGTGGTCCTGGAGCTGTTGTGTTAAGTCTGACTGGAAAAGTTTTGAAGTCTAATTGGTGTTTGATGACGTGTTGTTTCCCCCCAATTCCACTGGACGG GCGCTTTATTCGAAGATGTAAACAAGGAGGTTTGCAGTTTGTGATACTCAAGCCCATTCTAGTCACAGTCACCTTTATACTTTATGCGAAAGGGAAATACGAAGATGGGAATTTCAACCCAAGCCAATCATACCTCTACCTTACCATTATCTATACTATCTCTTATTCTGTGGCTCTCTATGCCTTGGCCTTGTTTTATGTGGCTTGCAGAGATTTGCTTCAGCCATTCAATCCAGTTCCCAAGTTTATCATTATCAAGTCTGTAGTTTTTCTTACATACTGGCAG GGTGTCTTGGTTTTTCTTGCTGCCAAGTCTGAACTAATAAAAGATACAGAGCAAGCTGCAGAATTTCAAAGTTTCATAATATGTGTTGAAATGCTTATTGCTGCATTTGGTCATCTTTATGCTTTTCCCTATAAAGAATATGCTGGTGCAAATATTGGTGCCAATCATGGCCTCACGGCAAGCCTGGCACATGCTCTGAAACTGAATGACTTTTACCATGATACGGTCCACCAG TTTGCACCGACCTATCATGATTATGTTCTCTACAACCATAGTAGCGAGGGTGATGATGGAGCAAGAAAGTACAGGGCGCGAACTTTTGTCCCAACAGGTCCAGAAATGGATACAGTTAGGAAAAACAAGCACATGTTTGTAAACAAGTCGGAAGACATACAGTTGACCAGTCCTCGATCTTCCGGTGATACAACTCCTCAAAAGTCTGGTACATCCCATAATCCTGCTAAATCCGAGGCAGTAGGCGCGTCTCTGCTAATGAATGCGTCTAGCACTGTCTCTGCGCCATACGACCTTTCGCTCATTGATATAGACCTATCTCCTCAGAAATCCTTGCAGCCAATGAAAATGTGA
- the LOC140883302 gene encoding uncharacterized protein, whose amino-acid sequence MPTYSSIALDNFLEPKCPDPLEKSHLDSVHGIGNHAGETNLRHLYISPALYVTPEQTPISEFSTPDPPSPSPYVVNHKRRRGGNGQRSLDFCQVSDFLDGNEGGDLGPEGELAGESFGKGESSGDGADGGENDEGFSDSRVKSEEEEASDLAVKQIESRSFVSAQGEFFDAIDDFSSDASVSNTPSSGSRIESEFHDARRSLFEEIEKRETAEKNLKLMRSQWERIHYLMSQDGLIFPAPPAACDVLQLEDNSIDQFTQEVVVTRFVAEAVGRGLARAEAEETAAMVIESKDQEITRLRDRLQYYETVNHEMSQRKLVEVARRQQEKKRNRRRLLWSIMGLSVGFGASFLAYSCFPQANKSVSLPKSGDSTDASCIGSSHIN is encoded by the exons atgccGACGTATTCTAGTATTGCGTTGGATAATTTTCTAGAACCCAAATGTCCAGATCCCCTCGAAAAATCCCACCTTGATTCCGTACATGGAATCGGGAATCATGCTGGAGAAACAAATCTCAGGCATCTGTACATATCGCCGGCCTTGTATGTGACTCCAGAGCAGACTCCGATTTCTGAATTTTCTACGCCTGACCCTCCATCCCCTTCTCCGTACGTGGTCAATCACAAGCGCCGCCGTGGGGGAAATGGTCAGAGGAGTCTTGATTTTTGTCAAGTTTCGGATTTTCTTGACGGAAATGAAGGTGGTGATTTGGGTCCGGAGGGGGAGCTGGCTGGGGAAAGTTTTGGGAAGGGTGAGAGCTCGGGAGATGGAGCTGATGGTGGAGAGAATGATGAAGGGTTTTCTGATTCGAGGGTGAAGAGTGAGGAGGAGGAGGCAAGTGATCTTGCGGTGAAACAAATTGAGAGCCGCAGCTTTGTTTCTGCTCAAGGGGAATTTTTTGATGCAATTGATG ACTTTTCATCTGATGCATCCGTATCAAATACACCTTCATCTGGTTCTAGAATCGAATCAGAATTCCATGACGCAAGACGCAGTCTTTTTGAGGAGATTGAAAAGAGAGAGACTGCGGagaaaaacttaaaattgatGCGCAGTCAGTGGGAGAGGATCCACTACCTTATGTCTCAGGATGGATTGATATTTCCTGCTCCTCCAGCTGCTTGTGATGTCCTGCAGCTTGAAGACAATTCCATCGATCAATTTACCCAGGAAGTAGTTGTCACTAGGTTTGTTGCTGAAGCAGTTGGAAGGGGTCTAGCGCGTGCCGAGGCTGAAGAAACTGCTGCCATGGTCATTGAATCGAAAGACCAGGAGATAACGAGACTACGAGATAGGTTGCAATACTACGAGACGGTTAATCATGAAATGTCCCAGAGGAAGCTTGTGG AGGTTGCCCGTAGACaacaagaaaagaaaaggaatcgTCGAAGATTGCTATGGAGCATTATGGGATTGTCCGTTGGCTTCGGGGCTTCCTTCCTTGCTTATTCATGCTTCCCACAGGCTAATAAATCTGTCTCTTTACCAAAATCTGGCGACTCAACTGATGCCTCATGCATTGGCTCCTCCCATATCAATTAA
- the LOC140883765 gene encoding putative F-box protein At1g67390, with amino-acid sequence MLPACITGIACLAFGFWVLENEMRRRRVKGFPMVADVDTPVEDIDVDTPVEDAHHKHGIDVDTPVEDAHHKHGIDVDTHIDVDIHLEERKDRISKLPDDVISLIVSRLHTIDVVRMSILSRRWKHVYTFVSEVRFSCLRMCPLSLCYKFEGEKLSELKRKFVQSVDSFLEHHSGSRITSFELVCCFRGCILDSFRRWMDSICRLGVDRLIVRYCSSPNCVERNPPVFSSDFLPGPSAVKHIYLVGGSFQILSQTALEDIDLTGVAFTSEAVECILLNCCNLQSLKFKFCVLPSKLHIHGPDLQLKTLTVLYCSEVAEIDLSAINLTTFELYTFRMTTLTFSNVPLLQTMFVTKVAPCVFEKAAKDLPNLKFMHFWTDARLFEAFEIGGVNKLRHLRQLALFLDQQNELDLLALATILDVCPLLHKLQVSMGQLSTFNGKGAEKRVVRHHTKLKEVEFSGFSGTENEYNFILCVLANGVSLERLSIFLEVRQYHVNVGRWQRLIGNQGYFKLTLRSIREWLQGKAISKNVEILIV; translated from the exons ATGTTGCCCGCTTGTATAACCG GAATTGCTTGTTTAGCGTTTGGATTCTGGGTTTTGGAGAATGAAATGAGACGCCGTCGGGTGAAG GGGTTTCCTATGGTTGCTGATGTTGATACTCCTGTGGAAGATATTGATGTTGATACTCCCGTGGAAGATGCTCATCACAAGCATGGTATTGATGTTGATACTCCTGTGGAAGATGCTCATCACAAGCATGGTATTGATGTTGATACTCATATTGATGTTGATATTCATTTGGAGGAGAGAAAAGATAGGATCAGTAAGTTGCCGGATGATGTGATCTCGTTGATTGTTTCGCGATTACATACGATAGATGTTGTTAGGATGAGCATCCTGTCAAGGAGATGGAAGCACGTTTACACCTTTGTCTCAGAAGTCAGATTTTCATGTCTTAGGATGTGCCCTCTTTCTCTTTGTTATAAATTCGAGGGCGAAAAGTTGAGCGAGTTAAAAAGAAAGTTTGTCCAATCAGTGGATTCTTTTTTAGAACATCATTCTGGTTCTAGAATAACGTCCTTTGAATTGGTTTGTTGCTTTCGTGGATGCATCTTGGACAGTTTTAGAAGATGGATGGATTCTATTTGCAGATTGGGAGTGGACAGGCTTATCGTTCGATATTGCAGTAGTCCTAACTGTGTAGAGAGGAACCCTCCAGTTTTCTCTTCTGATTTTCTTCCTGGACCATCGGCGGTGAAACATATATATTTGGTTGGCGGTTCTTTCCAAATATTAAGTCAAACAGCTCTTGAAGATATTGATTTGACTGGTGTTGCGTTCACTTCTGAGGCAGTGGAGTGTATTTTATTGAACTGTTGCAACCTCCAATcgttaaaatttaagttttgtGTGCTCCCTTCCAAATTACATATTCATGGTCCTGATCTCCAATTAAAAACTTTGACGGTGTTATATTGTTCAGAAGTTGCAGAGATAGACTTGTCTGCAATAAATCTAACTACTTTTGAGTTATATACTTTCAGAATGACGACGTTAACGTTTTCGAACGTACCGTTGCTACAAACTATGTTTGTCACCAAAGTGGCCCCTTGTGTATTTGAAAAAGCTGCCAAAGATCTACCTAATCTTAAATTCATGCATTTTTGGACCGATGCCAGATTATTTGAG GCATTTGAAATTGGTGGAGTCAACAAGCTTAGGCACCTCAGACAATTGGCTTTATTTTTAGATCAACAGAACGAGCTCGATCTGCTAGCACTTGCTACAATCCTGGATGTGTGCCCTCTTTTACACAAGCTCCAAGTGTCGATG GGACAACTATCGACATTTAATGGAAAAGGAGCAGAGAAGAGAGTTGTCAGGCACCACACTAAGTTGAAAGAGGTGGAGTTTAGTGGATTTAGTGGCACAGAGAATgagtataattttattttgtgcgTTCTCGCAAACGGGGTCTCCCTCGAACGATTGTCAATCTTTTTGGAGGTTAGACAATACCATGTAAATGTTGGAAGATGGCAACGTCTAATTGGTAATCAAGGGTATTTCAAGTTGACACTCAGGAGTATTCGTGAGTGGTTGCAAGGAAAGGCCATTTCTAAGAATGTTGAGATTCTTATCGTGTAA